From Streptomyces sp. NBC_01460, a single genomic window includes:
- a CDS encoding AAA family ATPase: MTLQRYATTAGAARGAMPRQPGVPAREPVDGGAPVVSDLRGKGGAGPRGLDFAAGDVVVVSGLPGSGKSTLIRRAVLEHAIDSQDTRDRWAAALPGLLPYALYRPLVRVAHYAGLWRALRAGGSVVVHDCGTQAWVRRWLAREARRRGSTLHLVLLDVTPRVARQGQRERGRGVSGYAFARHRRAVGRLLRDTESGVLPPGCASAVLLDREAAAAILRISFPAARLPQE, encoded by the coding sequence ATGACGTTGCAGCGCTACGCGACAACGGCGGGGGCGGCACGCGGTGCGATGCCGCGGCAGCCGGGCGTGCCCGCCCGAGAGCCGGTGGACGGGGGTGCTCCGGTGGTCAGTGACCTGCGGGGCAAGGGCGGCGCCGGTCCGCGCGGGCTGGACTTCGCGGCCGGTGACGTGGTGGTGGTCTCGGGGCTGCCCGGCAGCGGCAAGTCGACGCTGATCCGGCGGGCGGTCCTGGAGCACGCGATCGACTCCCAGGACACCAGGGACCGCTGGGCGGCCGCCCTGCCCGGATTACTCCCGTACGCCCTCTACCGCCCCCTGGTGCGCGTCGCGCACTACGCCGGGCTGTGGCGGGCCCTGCGGGCGGGCGGCTCCGTCGTCGTGCACGACTGCGGCACGCAGGCCTGGGTGCGGCGCTGGCTGGCGCGCGAGGCCCGGCGCCGGGGCAGCACCCTGCACCTCGTGCTGCTCGACGTCACCCCCCGGGTGGCCAGGCAGGGGCAGCGGGAGCGGGGGCGCGGAGTCTCCGGATACGCGTTCGCCCGGCACCGGCGCGCGGTCGGGCGGCTGCTGCGCGACACCGAGAGCGGGGTGCTGCCACCGGGGTGCGCCTCGGCGGTCCTGCTCGACCGCGAGGCCGCTGCGGCGATCCTCCGGATCTCCTTCCCGGCGGCCCGGCTCCCGCAGGAGTAG
- the gcvT gene encoding glycine cleavage system aminomethyltransferase GcvT encodes MSTAPSAAPRLTALDALHRSLGATMTDFAGWDMPLRYASERDEHNAVRTRAGLFDLSHMGEITVTGPQAAAFLSFALVGNIATVGVGRARYTMIVAEDGGILDDLIVYRLADSEYMVVANAGNAQLVLDTLTGRAGGFDAEVRDDRDAYALIAVQGPDSPAVLKSVTDADLDGLKYYAGLPGTVAGVPALIARTGYTGEDGFELFVAPAHAEQLWTALTEAGAPYGLIPCGLSCRDTLRLEAGMPLYGHELTTALTPFDAGLGRVVKFEKEGDFVGREALTAAAERAETAPPRKLVGLVAEGRRVPRAGFPVVVGGEVVGEVTSGAPSPTLGKPIAMAYVDAAHAEPGTEGVGVDIRGTHEPYEVVALPFYKRRK; translated from the coding sequence ATGAGCACTGCCCCGAGCGCCGCCCCCCGCCTGACCGCCCTCGATGCCCTGCATCGCTCCCTGGGCGCGACCATGACCGACTTCGCCGGCTGGGACATGCCGCTGCGCTACGCCAGCGAGCGCGACGAGCACAACGCCGTGCGCACCCGGGCCGGACTCTTCGACCTGTCGCACATGGGCGAGATCACCGTCACCGGACCGCAGGCCGCGGCCTTCCTGAGCTTCGCGCTGGTGGGCAACATCGCCACCGTCGGCGTGGGCCGGGCCCGCTACACGATGATCGTCGCGGAGGACGGCGGGATCCTGGACGACCTGATCGTCTACCGCCTGGCCGACAGCGAGTACATGGTGGTCGCCAACGCGGGCAACGCCCAGCTCGTCCTGGACACCCTGACCGGGCGCGCCGGCGGCTTCGACGCCGAGGTGCGGGACGACCGCGACGCGTACGCGCTGATCGCCGTCCAGGGCCCCGACTCCCCCGCCGTACTGAAGTCGGTCACGGACGCCGACCTGGACGGACTGAAGTACTACGCCGGGCTCCCCGGGACGGTCGCCGGCGTCCCCGCGCTCATCGCCCGTACCGGCTACACCGGTGAGGACGGCTTCGAGCTCTTCGTCGCCCCCGCCCACGCCGAGCAGCTGTGGACGGCCCTCACCGAGGCCGGCGCGCCGTACGGGCTGATCCCCTGTGGGCTCTCCTGCCGCGACACGCTCCGCCTGGAGGCGGGCATGCCTCTGTACGGACACGAGCTGACCACCGCGCTGACGCCCTTCGACGCGGGCCTGGGCAGGGTCGTGAAGTTCGAGAAGGAGGGCGACTTCGTGGGCCGCGAGGCGCTGACCGCCGCGGCGGAGCGGGCGGAGACCGCGCCGCCGCGCAAGCTCGTCGGCCTGGTCGCCGAGGGCCGCCGGGTCCCGCGGGCGGGCTTCCCGGTCGTCGTCGGCGGGGAGGTCGTGGGCGAGGTCACGTCCGGCGCGCCGTCGCCCACCCTGGGCAAGCCGATCGCCATGGCCTACGTGGACGCGGCGCACGCCGAGCCCGGCACCGAGGGTGTCGGGGTCGACATCCGGGGCACGCACGAACCGTACGAGGTCGTGGCGCTGCCCTTCTACAAGCGCCGTAAGTGA
- the glyA gene encoding serine hydroxymethyltransferase translates to MSLLNSSLHELDPDVAAAVDAELHRQQSTLEMIASENFAPVAVMEAQGSVLTNKYAEGYPGRRYYGGCEHVDVVEQIAIDRIKALFGAEAANVQPHSGAQANAAAMFALLKPGDTIMGLNLAHGGHLTHGMKINFSGKLYNVVPYHVDDTGVVDMAEVERLAKESKPKLIVAGWSAYPRQLDFAAFRRIADEVGAYLMVDMAHFAGLVAAGLHPNPVPHAHVVTTTTHKTLGGPRGGVILSTQELAKKINSAVFPGQQGGPLEHVIAAKAVSFKVAATEEFKERQQRTLDGARILAERLVQPDVTEVGVSVLSGGTDVHLVLVDLRNSELDGQQAEDRLHELGITVNRNAIPNDPRPPMVTSGLRIGTPALATRGFQAEDFTEVAEIIAAALKPAYDAEALKARVIALAEKFPLYPGVK, encoded by the coding sequence ATGTCGCTTCTCAACTCCTCCCTCCACGAGCTGGACCCGGACGTCGCCGCCGCCGTCGACGCCGAGCTCCACCGCCAGCAGTCCACCCTCGAGATGATCGCCTCGGAGAACTTCGCTCCGGTCGCGGTCATGGAGGCGCAGGGCTCCGTCCTCACCAACAAGTACGCCGAGGGCTACCCCGGCCGCCGCTACTACGGTGGCTGTGAGCACGTCGACGTGGTCGAGCAGATCGCGATCGACCGCATCAAGGCGCTCTTCGGTGCCGAGGCCGCGAACGTCCAGCCGCACTCGGGTGCGCAGGCCAACGCCGCCGCGATGTTCGCGCTGCTGAAGCCGGGCGACACGATCATGGGTCTGAACCTGGCCCACGGCGGTCACCTGACCCACGGCATGAAGATCAACTTCTCCGGCAAGCTCTACAACGTGGTCCCGTACCACGTCGACGACACCGGCGTCGTGGACATGGCCGAGGTCGAGCGCCTCGCCAAGGAGTCGAAGCCGAAGCTCATCGTGGCCGGCTGGTCCGCCTACCCGCGCCAGCTGGACTTCGCCGCCTTCCGCCGCATCGCGGACGAGGTCGGCGCGTACCTGATGGTCGACATGGCGCACTTCGCGGGCCTGGTCGCCGCGGGTCTGCACCCCAACCCGGTGCCGCACGCCCACGTCGTCACGACCACCACGCACAAGACCCTCGGCGGTCCGCGCGGTGGCGTCATCCTGTCGACGCAGGAGCTCGCCAAGAAGATCAACTCGGCGGTCTTCCCCGGTCAGCAGGGCGGCCCGCTGGAGCACGTGATCGCGGCCAAGGCCGTCTCCTTCAAGGTCGCGGCGACCGAAGAGTTCAAGGAGCGCCAGCAGCGCACCCTGGACGGCGCCCGCATCCTCGCCGAGCGCCTGGTGCAGCCGGACGTCACCGAGGTGGGTGTCTCCGTCCTCTCCGGCGGCACGGACGTCCACCTGGTCCTCGTCGACCTGCGCAACTCGGAGCTGGACGGCCAGCAGGCCGAGGACCGGCTCCACGAGCTGGGCATCACGGTCAACCGGAACGCCATCCCGAACGACCCGCGGCCCCCGATGGTCACCTCGGGTCTGCGCATCGGCACGCCCGCCCTGGCCACCCGTGGCTTCCAGGCCGAGGACTTCACCGAGGTCGCCGAGATCATCGCGGCCGCCCTGAAGCCCGCGTACGACGCCGAGGCCCTCAAGGCCCGTGTGATCGCGCTGGCCGAGAAGTTCCCGCTGTACCCCGGCGTCAAGTAG
- a CDS encoding L-serine ammonia-lyase, producing the protein MALSVFDLFSVGIGPSSSHTVGPMRAARMFARRLKNEGLLVHTASVRAELYGSLGATGHGHGTPKAVLLGLEGESPRTVDVEGADARVEEIRASGRISLLGVHEIPFDADEQLVLHRRKALPYHANGMTVLAYDRDGAPLLEKTYYSVGGGFVVDEDAVAGENPIIPDDTVLKHPFRTGDELLRLAGETGLSISSLMLENEKAWRTEDEIRAGLLEIWRVMEACIARGMSREGILPGGLKVRRRAANSARQLRAEGDPQAHAMEWITLYAMAVNEENAAGGRVVTAPTNGAAGIIPAVLHYYLNFAAGGCTQAEKEDGVVRFLLAAGAIGMLFKENASISGAEVGCQGEVGSACSMAAGALAEVLGGSPEQVENAAEIGMEHNLGLTCDPVGGLVQIPCIERNGMAAVKAVTAAKMALRGDGSHKVSLDKVIKTMKETGADMSVKYKETARGGLAVNIIEC; encoded by the coding sequence GTGGCCCTCTCGGTCTTCGACCTCTTCTCGGTCGGTATCGGCCCGTCCAGTTCCCACACGGTCGGCCCGATGCGCGCGGCCCGCATGTTCGCCCGCCGCCTCAAGAACGAGGGCCTGCTCGTCCACACCGCGTCGGTGCGGGCCGAGCTCTACGGCTCGCTCGGCGCGACCGGCCACGGCCACGGCACGCCCAAGGCCGTGCTGCTCGGCCTGGAGGGCGAGTCGCCCCGCACGGTCGACGTCGAGGGCGCCGACGCCCGCGTCGAGGAGATCCGCGCCTCGGGGCGCATCAGTCTCCTGGGCGTGCACGAGATCCCCTTCGACGCCGACGAACAGCTGGTCCTGCACCGGCGCAAGGCCCTGCCGTACCACGCCAACGGGATGACGGTCCTCGCTTACGACCGTGACGGCGCCCCGCTGCTGGAGAAGACCTACTACTCGGTGGGCGGCGGCTTCGTCGTCGACGAGGACGCCGTGGCCGGCGAGAACCCGATCATCCCGGACGACACCGTCCTCAAGCACCCCTTCCGCACCGGCGACGAGCTGCTGCGCCTCGCCGGTGAGACCGGCCTCTCCATCTCCTCCCTCATGCTGGAGAACGAGAAGGCCTGGCGCACGGAGGACGAGATCCGCGCCGGCCTCCTGGAGATATGGCGCGTCATGGAGGCCTGCATCGCGCGCGGCATGTCCCGTGAGGGCATCCTCCCCGGCGGCCTGAAGGTCCGCCGCCGCGCCGCGAACTCGGCCAGGCAGCTGCGCGCCGAGGGCGACCCCCAGGCGCACGCGATGGAGTGGATCACCCTCTACGCGATGGCCGTCAACGAGGAGAACGCCGCCGGGGGCCGCGTCGTCACCGCCCCGACCAACGGCGCGGCGGGCATCATCCCCGCCGTCCTGCACTACTACCTGAACTTCGCGGCGGGCGGCTGCACCCAGGCCGAGAAGGAGGACGGCGTCGTCCGCTTCCTCCTGGCCGCCGGGGCCATCGGCATGCTCTTCAAGGAGAACGCCTCCATCTCCGGCGCCGAGGTCGGCTGCCAGGGCGAGGTGGGCTCCGCCTGCTCCATGGCCGCGGGAGCCCTCGCCGAGGTCCTGGGCGGCTCCCCCGAGCAGGTGGAGAACGCCGCGGAGATCGGCATGGAGCACAACCTGGGCCTCACCTGCGACCCGGTCGGCGGCCTCGTACAGATCCCCTGCATCGAGCGCAACGGCATGGCGGCGGTCAAGGCGGTCACGGCGGCGAAGATGGCGCTGCGCGGCGACGGCAGCCACAAGGTCTCCCTGGACAAGGTCATCAAGACCATGAAGGAGACGGGCGCGGACATGAGCGTCAAGTACAAGGAGACGGCCCGCGGCGGGCTCGCGGTGAACATCATCGAGTGCTGA
- the gcvH gene encoding glycine cleavage system protein GcvH, which produces MSNPQQLRYSKEHEWLSALEDGVATVGITEFAANALGDVVYAQLPEVGDAVTAGETCGELESTKSVSDLYSPVTGEVTAANQDVVDDPSLVNSAPFEGGWLFKVRVAEEPNDLLSADEYTAFSGN; this is translated from the coding sequence ATGAGCAACCCCCAGCAGCTGCGGTACAGCAAGGAGCACGAGTGGCTGTCGGCCCTCGAGGACGGCGTGGCCACGGTCGGCATCACCGAGTTCGCGGCCAACGCGCTCGGTGACGTCGTCTACGCCCAGCTCCCGGAGGTCGGTGACGCGGTGACCGCGGGCGAGACCTGCGGTGAGCTGGAGTCGACCAAGTCGGTCAGCGACCTGTACTCGCCGGTGACCGGCGAGGTGACCGCGGCCAACCAGGACGTCGTGGACGACCCGTCGCTGGTGAACTCCGCCCCCTTCGAGGGCGGCTGGCTGTTCAAGGTGCGCGTCGCGGAGGAGCCGAACGACCTTCTCTCCGCCGACGAGTACACCGCGTTCTCCGGCAACTGA
- a CDS encoding BLIP family beta-lactamase inhibitor, which translates to MRLRPLVTVAVLAAAVVGSTATSSSADPKPDPDTNYLTDTKYDAVAFGMSRQQVEAVIGTRPYCSAIGVGGALVCWAKNQFVDQTASFTFNTSDQLVRKEKDYAFAYAWYTYDLPRTMTEVQYEQGFAVGDTLAEVNAVVAGTACTDIWAERPDHPSSSGWKTMIHCTGTVEESYPEIEFFFTDGVLTSKTYSSRDDVR; encoded by the coding sequence ATGCGCCTTCGCCCTCTGGTCACCGTCGCCGTTCTGGCGGCCGCCGTGGTCGGCTCCACCGCGACGTCCTCGTCGGCCGATCCCAAGCCCGATCCGGACACGAACTACCTCACCGACACCAAGTACGACGCCGTGGCCTTCGGTATGAGCAGACAGCAGGTCGAGGCCGTCATCGGCACACGGCCGTACTGCTCCGCGATCGGGGTCGGCGGCGCCCTGGTCTGCTGGGCGAAGAACCAGTTCGTCGACCAGACGGCGTCGTTCACCTTCAACACCTCCGACCAGCTGGTCAGGAAGGAGAAGGACTATGCCTTCGCCTACGCCTGGTACACGTACGACCTGCCCCGGACCATGACCGAGGTCCAGTACGAGCAGGGGTTCGCGGTGGGTGACACGCTGGCGGAGGTCAACGCCGTCGTCGCCGGTACGGCATGCACCGACATATGGGCCGAGCGCCCCGACCACCCGTCGTCCAGCGGGTGGAAGACCATGATCCATTGCACCGGGACCGTCGAGGAGTCCTACCCGGAGATCGAGTTCTTCTTCACCGACGGCGTGCTGACGAGTAAGACCTACTCGTCCCGCGACGACGTCCGCTGA